One Alteromonas sp. KC3 DNA segment encodes these proteins:
- a CDS encoding TonB-dependent receptor, producing MTVKPLFLLSLFTTTSVLAALSATAMGDEANYIERIETTSSRITGKAKANGYVVSSINSDDLSLLSLQHIQEALNYVAGAGVQRGNGQEYLPALRSPVLTGAGACGGILAAEDGIALRAAGFCNINELFEAHGEMAERIDVLKGPASPLYGSNAIHGVINVVTPDTTVSEGLLAYDYGSFGFNRIKLRQGKDFGQSGVGINASITRDNGYRDKEGVDQEKVNLRHRLNLADTVITSGFTYTNLDQDTAGYITGFESYKNDSVAQANPNPEAFRKAQSTRFWSKVETSFDGGHTLSITPYLRDQSMDFLMHFLPGKPLEKNAQHGLGVLSQLNYVMSPALNIDVGIDVEYTEGELVQSQDAPTQGSAFLVATVPQGKHYDYDVDATLIAPFFALNWQQARWNVSVGGRFESMEYDYTNNMNAGRLREDGTECGFGGCRYSRPESGKNDFDNFSPSLSASYRLDGQTYVYMGLSRGFRAPQATELYRLQRAQQVADLDSVTATNYEVGLKGLMDNGRYTLSLYSLRKNNVIYRDSDFFNINNGETWHRGIEVELSQAILPNWTFDVAASYARHTYEHSQLQGEVDIKGNDIDTAPKLQLNARLSYDVTDTIRAQLEWQHVDDYFTDAENANEYEGHDLLHARVSYGITSDITVSARINNLLDADYADRADFTTFSGPRYFPGRPRNFMLSASLAL from the coding sequence ATGACTGTGAAGCCGTTGTTTCTCTTGTCTCTTTTTACCACCACTTCAGTGCTAGCAGCACTTTCTGCCACGGCTATGGGGGACGAGGCTAACTACATAGAACGTATCGAAACAACATCAAGTCGTATAACAGGCAAAGCCAAAGCAAATGGTTATGTCGTTTCTTCAATCAACAGCGACGATCTTTCGCTACTTTCACTTCAGCATATTCAAGAAGCGCTCAACTACGTCGCGGGTGCTGGGGTGCAGCGTGGCAATGGTCAAGAATATCTACCTGCACTTCGTTCACCTGTACTAACGGGGGCAGGTGCCTGTGGTGGTATATTAGCGGCAGAAGACGGCATTGCACTTCGAGCCGCAGGTTTTTGTAATATTAACGAATTGTTTGAAGCTCATGGCGAAATGGCTGAGCGTATTGATGTGCTAAAGGGTCCCGCGTCACCACTTTATGGATCAAACGCTATTCATGGTGTGATAAATGTTGTTACGCCTGATACCACTGTTAGTGAGGGCTTATTGGCCTACGACTATGGCTCATTTGGCTTTAATCGCATAAAGCTAAGACAGGGAAAGGATTTTGGGCAAAGTGGTGTTGGCATTAATGCCAGTATCACGCGAGACAATGGCTATCGTGACAAAGAAGGTGTTGACCAAGAGAAAGTGAACCTGCGGCATCGACTAAACTTAGCCGACACTGTCATTACTTCCGGGTTTACCTACACTAACCTTGATCAAGATACAGCAGGATATATTACGGGCTTTGAGAGTTATAAGAACGACAGCGTAGCGCAAGCTAACCCCAATCCAGAAGCATTTCGCAAGGCACAAAGCACAAGGTTTTGGAGTAAAGTCGAAACCTCTTTTGACGGCGGCCATACACTGTCGATAACGCCTTACTTACGCGACCAAAGCATGGACTTTTTGATGCACTTTTTGCCAGGAAAACCGCTAGAGAAAAATGCGCAACATGGGTTAGGAGTACTGTCGCAACTGAACTATGTAATGAGTCCAGCATTAAATATTGATGTGGGTATTGACGTTGAATACACCGAAGGGGAACTTGTTCAGTCACAAGATGCGCCAACGCAAGGGTCGGCTTTTTTAGTTGCTACTGTGCCACAGGGCAAGCACTACGATTACGATGTTGACGCCACTCTCATCGCGCCTTTCTTTGCGCTTAACTGGCAACAAGCCCGTTGGAATGTATCGGTAGGTGGGCGATTTGAAAGTATGGAGTATGATTACACAAATAACATGAACGCAGGGCGTCTACGCGAAGATGGCACTGAATGTGGTTTCGGTGGTTGTCGTTATTCTCGACCTGAAAGTGGCAAAAATGATTTTGATAATTTTAGCCCATCGCTAAGCGCGAGTTATCGATTAGATGGTCAAACCTATGTGTACATGGGGCTATCTCGTGGTTTCCGCGCTCCGCAAGCGACAGAATTGTATCGCTTGCAGCGCGCTCAGCAAGTCGCCGACCTAGACTCGGTAACGGCGACAAACTATGAAGTAGGTCTTAAAGGGCTTATGGATAATGGGCGCTATACATTGTCATTGTACAGTTTACGTAAAAACAACGTGATTTACCGTGACAGTGATTTTTTTAATATCAATAACGGTGAAACATGGCACCGAGGCATTGAAGTAGAACTAAGCCAGGCTATTTTACCGAACTGGACGTTTGATGTGGCAGCGAGCTATGCACGACACACTTATGAACACAGTCAACTTCAAGGTGAAGTCGATATTAAAGGTAACGATATCGATACCGCACCTAAGCTACAGCTTAATGCGCGGCTAAGTTACGATGTTACCGATACCATTCGAGCTCAATTAGAATGGCAGCATGTTGATGATTATTTTACAGATGCTGAAAATGCCAATGAATATGAAGGGCACGACTTGCTGCACGCCAGAGTGAGTTACGGGATTACCAGCGACATCACAGTTAGCGCAAGAATAAACAATCTGCTTGACGCTGATTATGCCGACCGTGCTGATTTCACAACCTTTAGTGGTCCTCGTTATTTTCCGGGTAGACCGCGCAATTTCATGCTTAGCGCATCACTAGCGCTATAG
- a CDS encoding alpha/beta fold hydrolase: MFILLIVIALLIIAGVLFTNKVDKGIEKNFSPSGKLTTVNGGIIHWQVQGNGPSLILIHGLLGNSRNFAALASLLAEKYTVYCVDRPGSGFSSRFRHTSATFETQSAMLLEWMEKENIHSASLVGHSMGGGIALRMALDAPDTISSVTLLCPLTTPLTGGAGPLSMLYIPHEPVRKTVSSTIASPLRVQFGKKQVGQIFYPEAVPHDFAVNGGGILALHSRSFYEGSRDTVSAQGSLHRQKDRYRDITCPVGVLYGEKDAILDPNTHMSAVLSELPDAQSQLLSEAGHMVPITQPEACAAFIESVTSSDAVSPKAAE, translated from the coding sequence ATGTTCATACTGCTTATTGTTATTGCTCTGCTTATTATTGCTGGTGTGCTCTTTACCAATAAAGTCGATAAAGGTATTGAGAAGAACTTTTCGCCTAGCGGAAAACTTACTACTGTCAATGGTGGTATTATTCACTGGCAAGTACAAGGCAATGGTCCCAGTTTAATTCTGATACACGGCTTACTTGGCAACAGTAGGAATTTCGCTGCATTAGCCAGTTTACTTGCAGAGAAGTACACCGTTTATTGTGTGGATAGACCTGGTAGTGGCTTTTCATCTCGATTTCGTCACACATCAGCTACGTTCGAAACGCAAAGTGCGATGTTGTTAGAATGGATGGAAAAAGAAAATATCCATTCAGCGTCCCTCGTGGGCCACTCGATGGGTGGAGGAATTGCCTTAAGAATGGCACTCGACGCTCCTGACACAATTTCGTCTGTCACCTTACTTTGCCCACTCACAACCCCCCTTACAGGTGGTGCAGGCCCGCTATCAATGCTTTATATCCCCCATGAACCCGTAAGAAAGACGGTATCATCGACAATTGCCAGCCCACTTCGCGTGCAGTTTGGAAAGAAGCAAGTCGGACAAATTTTTTACCCAGAAGCTGTCCCTCATGACTTCGCGGTAAACGGAGGAGGCATACTTGCATTACACTCTAGAAGTTTTTACGAAGGGAGCCGCGATACAGTATCTGCACAAGGAAGCTTGCACCGTCAGAAAGACCGGTATCGTGATATCACATGCCCAGTGGGCGTATTGTACGGTGAAAAAGATGCTATTTTAGATCCGAACACACACATGTCAGCGGTTTTGAGCGAACTACCAGATGCACAATCCCAGCTATTATCTGAAGCCGGTCACATGGTCCCTATCACACAGCCAGAAGCTTGCGCAGCATTTATCGAAAGCGTTACATCATCGGATGCAGTATCGCCAAAGGCTGCGGAATAA
- a CDS encoding cytochrome b, with protein MKAKWPLTIRLLHWLTAIVVIGMFASGLWMVDLTYYSDWYKTAPHWHKSVGLILFALTLYRVLMRMISTRPPTYGNQVEKALSKIGHGLLYLLLFGLFISGYLISTADGRAIDIFNWISVPAFGELIENQEDVAGDIHFYLAWTVIIVAALHALAALKHHFINKDDTMKQMLRLR; from the coding sequence ATGAAAGCTAAATGGCCACTGACAATAAGGCTACTACACTGGCTAACTGCGATTGTCGTTATTGGCATGTTCGCTTCAGGCCTGTGGATGGTCGACTTGACCTATTACAGCGATTGGTACAAAACCGCTCCGCATTGGCACAAAAGCGTAGGTTTAATCCTGTTTGCGTTAACACTTTACCGCGTACTTATGCGGATGATTTCAACGCGTCCTCCTACCTATGGAAATCAGGTGGAAAAAGCACTGAGCAAAATAGGACATGGCCTTTTGTACTTGCTGCTGTTTGGTCTATTTATATCGGGCTACCTCATCTCAACAGCTGACGGACGCGCTATTGATATCTTTAATTGGATTTCAGTACCCGCCTTTGGTGAGCTGATAGAAAATCAGGAAGACGTGGCAGGTGACATCCATTTCTATTTGGCTTGGACAGTAATTATTGTTGCTGCACTGCATGCGCTTGCGGCATTGAAACACCACTTTATTAATAAAGACGACACAATGAAGCAGATGTTACGGCTTCGATAG
- a CDS encoding MFS transporter, with amino-acid sequence MLPASSTPIVFRVLFCALLATSVGQSVMLTTLPSMGREAELTEFHIATIMSSSAFIFALGTNVWSKVAKRAGFKRILMVGLTGYSLGTFAFASAWMAGFSGFISGTNLFLALLLSRSLQSTIMSATPPSAVGYAVAISSVQGRVSAISKVTSASNVGQIIGPAYAGLLVGFGLLAPLYSIVLLTLLALLLVYVKLPVLAPVSQQNIQTSANSSEIASSRVPYVFVAACICVFCAMAMMQQSLGFFFIDFYHLSPVDAARQVGFAMMCSAAASLTIQFTVVQKARISKEAMISLALPLLALAYLLLFLQSTFEVLYLAMAIMGLGMGMAYPALAAAATTYCAPQQQSSITGLITATTAMGYIVGPPLAALIYQQNIALPFAVASTLIAITACISFITLRHVKQQSQAETPAMN; translated from the coding sequence GTGTTACCGGCTTCCTCTACACCCATTGTTTTTCGTGTCTTGTTCTGCGCACTACTTGCTACCTCAGTTGGCCAAAGCGTCATGCTTACGACGTTGCCATCTATGGGAAGAGAAGCTGAGCTGACGGAATTTCATATTGCCACTATCATGTCGAGCTCTGCATTTATCTTCGCCCTCGGCACTAACGTATGGAGCAAAGTTGCTAAACGAGCTGGCTTTAAACGAATATTGATGGTTGGTTTGACCGGGTATAGCTTGGGAACGTTTGCCTTTGCAAGCGCCTGGATGGCGGGATTTTCAGGGTTCATAAGCGGAACCAATTTGTTTTTAGCCTTGCTGCTAAGTCGAAGCTTACAATCAACAATAATGTCAGCCACACCACCGTCAGCAGTGGGTTATGCTGTTGCCATCAGCTCTGTGCAAGGGCGGGTTAGTGCAATTAGTAAAGTAACATCGGCTAGTAATGTAGGCCAGATTATCGGGCCTGCGTACGCTGGGCTATTAGTTGGGTTCGGCTTACTCGCACCACTTTACAGTATTGTTTTGCTCACACTGCTGGCACTATTACTCGTTTATGTAAAACTTCCTGTACTGGCACCGGTTTCACAGCAAAACATTCAGACTTCTGCTAACTCATCAGAAATAGCTAGCTCGCGTGTACCTTATGTATTTGTTGCCGCCTGTATTTGCGTATTTTGTGCTATGGCGATGATGCAGCAATCACTAGGCTTTTTCTTTATCGATTTTTACCATCTTTCCCCTGTTGATGCGGCCCGCCAAGTTGGCTTTGCCATGATGTGCAGCGCAGCTGCTTCACTAACCATCCAATTTACAGTGGTACAAAAAGCTAGAATTAGCAAAGAGGCGATGATATCACTGGCACTTCCACTACTTGCACTCGCGTATTTACTCTTATTTTTGCAAAGTACGTTTGAAGTTCTATATCTTGCCATGGCAATTATGGGCCTTGGTATGGGTATGGCATACCCAGCGCTAGCGGCAGCAGCAACCACTTACTGCGCTCCCCAACAACAATCATCTATTACCGGGCTTATTACCGCAACAACAGCCATGGGATATATAGTAGGCCCACCTCTGGCAGCCTTAATCTATCAACAAAATATTGCACTGCCTTTCGCGGTAGCATCTACGCTAATTGCGATTACTGCGTGCATTAGTTTTATAACGCTTCGCCATGTAAAACAGCAGAGCCAGGCCGAAACACCGGCGATGAATTAG
- a CDS encoding NAD(P)/FAD-dependent oxidoreductase produces MQKIVIVGGGAGGLELASRLSRTLGRKKQAEITLVDRSRTHIWKPLLHEVAAGVIDKHSDGVDYAIHAAAHHYRFQLGEMCALDAESQTITLNPLIDEEGAQVLPERHIHYDQLILAIGSVSNDFGTPGVADNCYFLDSLLQAERFHRALLNQLIRINQQEDKDARINVAIVGAGATGTELAAQLHHVANLSKAYGMPDMSASRLKITIVEAGERILPALPERIANSARKALHKLGVDIKEQTMVAEADENGLITKDGSRIDADLMVWAAGVKAPDFITKMGLFETNRANQILVDKQLRSSTHKNIWVLGDCCGFQQDNGKWVPPRAQSAHQMADIVAYNIKALFNQKEVKPFVYQDYGSLVHLSKYSTVGSLMGSLSNSSMFIEGRLAKLVYVSLYNMHQFAVHGKIKGALKLLVKKLSHAISPKLKLH; encoded by the coding sequence ATGCAAAAAATAGTTATTGTTGGTGGCGGTGCTGGTGGTCTAGAACTAGCCAGTCGCTTAAGCCGCACCCTCGGGAGAAAGAAACAAGCCGAAATAACCCTTGTCGACCGCAGTCGAACCCATATCTGGAAGCCACTTCTGCACGAAGTTGCCGCCGGTGTTATCGATAAACATTCAGACGGTGTGGATTATGCCATTCACGCTGCGGCTCACCATTATCGCTTTCAATTAGGCGAAATGTGCGCACTGGATGCTGAATCGCAAACCATCACACTGAACCCTCTAATTGACGAAGAAGGTGCCCAAGTATTGCCTGAACGTCATATCCATTATGATCAACTGATTCTTGCCATTGGTAGTGTTAGCAATGATTTCGGCACCCCCGGTGTTGCTGATAACTGCTATTTTCTCGATTCACTTTTGCAAGCTGAACGTTTTCACCGCGCTCTGCTAAACCAACTTATCCGTATCAACCAGCAAGAAGATAAAGATGCTCGTATTAATGTTGCTATTGTTGGGGCTGGCGCAACAGGCACTGAGCTCGCCGCTCAGCTTCATCACGTGGCTAATTTATCAAAGGCCTACGGTATGCCAGACATGTCAGCTTCGCGCTTGAAAATTACTATCGTGGAAGCGGGAGAACGTATTTTGCCTGCACTTCCTGAGCGTATAGCAAATTCAGCGAGAAAAGCATTACATAAATTGGGCGTCGATATAAAAGAACAGACCATGGTGGCCGAGGCCGATGAAAATGGACTGATCACCAAAGACGGTAGCCGAATTGATGCGGACTTAATGGTATGGGCGGCAGGCGTTAAAGCGCCTGACTTTATTACTAAAATGGGGTTGTTTGAAACCAATCGCGCCAATCAAATTTTAGTCGATAAGCAATTGAGAAGCTCTACGCATAAAAATATTTGGGTGTTAGGCGATTGTTGTGGTTTTCAACAAGACAACGGTAAATGGGTGCCACCAAGAGCACAATCGGCACATCAGATGGCTGATATTGTGGCATACAATATAAAGGCGTTGTTTAACCAAAAAGAAGTGAAACCCTTTGTCTATCAGGATTATGGGTCGCTGGTTCACCTAAGTAAATACAGTACTGTTGGTAGCCTAATGGGCTCTTTATCAAACAGCAGCATGTTTATCGAAGGGCGTTTAGCTAAATTGGTTTATGTGTCTTTGTATAATATGCATCAGTTTGCGGTACATGGAAAAATTAAGGGTGCACTTAAATTACTCGTTAAAAAGCTTAGCCATGCCATTAGCCCAAAGTTAAAACTTCACTGA
- a CDS encoding DUF2721 domain-containing protein, with amino-acid sequence MDTLIPSLSQLIEFAVAPVFLLTGIAGFLNVMSSRLGRISDRVRVAERQIHTLSDPHIVDRSKAEIKVLWRRVQVINWAIGLCVAAGLMVCTVIVALFSGSLWVVDLKTPVIVLFILAMMFLISALVVFLIEVKLATNTIKLVRTIR; translated from the coding sequence TTGGACACCCTAATTCCCAGTCTTTCGCAGCTCATCGAATTCGCTGTTGCCCCTGTATTTTTGCTTACCGGTATTGCTGGCTTTCTCAATGTAATGTCTTCTCGATTAGGTCGTATCTCAGATAGAGTGAGGGTGGCAGAACGCCAAATTCACACACTTTCTGACCCTCATATTGTTGACCGTTCAAAAGCGGAAATTAAGGTGCTATGGCGCAGAGTACAAGTGATCAACTGGGCAATAGGATTGTGTGTCGCAGCTGGGTTAATGGTATGTACCGTCATTGTGGCGTTGTTCTCTGGCTCACTGTGGGTAGTAGATTTGAAAACGCCCGTTATCGTACTTTTCATTTTAGCAATGATGTTTCTCATCAGTGCATTGGTGGTATTTCTTATAGAAGTAAAATTAGCAACCAATACGATAAAGCTGGTTCGCACTATTCGTTAG
- a CDS encoding 5'-methylthioadenosine/S-adenosylhomocysteine nucleosidase family protein, whose protein sequence is MKKYRVLLLILFTSVWLGGCASVEKSASIDFGPATFTQPGFTAITVAYAPEMEGILNRIAQDPNASIHTTKTIKGVTYRLGTYHDEPILVFATGMSIANAAMTMQMALDYFPVKQVVYMGIAGAVNPKWQPGDVIVPARWYYHDESVYTNEDPNNPGQYILPEYYAAFMEEQESRRAQDPHIPHYKPFHFIHPDEVLIVKDGMDKPKDTAYFSASERLLEAAKQAMAEMPVQRVLDERDAKLFVGGNGITGSVFMDNREYRKWTRDVFNAEVTEMESAAIGQVCTINNVDWVIVRAISDLAGGQEGVNVENKFDKEVSRIGANVLFSVLDTLAEK, encoded by the coding sequence ATGAAAAAGTACCGCGTTCTTTTACTCATCCTCTTTACCTCTGTGTGGCTTGGAGGGTGTGCTTCGGTTGAAAAAAGCGCTTCGATTGATTTTGGTCCAGCGACATTTACACAGCCCGGTTTTACCGCAATAACAGTAGCCTATGCACCAGAGATGGAGGGCATTCTTAACAGAATAGCGCAAGATCCTAACGCTTCTATTCATACTACTAAGACCATTAAAGGTGTAACTTACCGCTTAGGTACCTACCACGACGAACCGATTCTGGTATTCGCTACCGGAATGAGTATTGCCAACGCAGCCATGACAATGCAAATGGCCTTAGATTACTTTCCTGTCAAGCAGGTGGTATACATGGGGATTGCAGGTGCAGTAAATCCCAAGTGGCAACCTGGCGATGTTATTGTGCCAGCGCGTTGGTACTATCATGATGAAAGTGTCTACACCAACGAAGACCCGAATAACCCCGGCCAATATATCCTGCCAGAATACTATGCGGCGTTTATGGAAGAGCAAGAATCTCGCCGCGCCCAAGACCCGCACATACCACACTATAAGCCTTTCCACTTTATTCATCCCGACGAAGTGTTAATCGTGAAAGACGGTATGGATAAACCGAAAGACACTGCTTACTTTAGTGCATCTGAGCGCTTGCTTGAGGCAGCGAAACAGGCCATGGCAGAAATGCCCGTACAACGTGTATTAGATGAGCGGGACGCTAAGTTATTTGTGGGCGGTAATGGCATAACGGGGTCGGTATTTATGGATAACCGAGAGTACCGTAAATGGACACGAGACGTTTTTAACGCTGAAGTAACTGAAATGGAATCAGCTGCAATTGGTCAAGTGTGCACGATTAACAATGTAGACTGGGTGATTGTGCGCGCTATCAGCGACTTAGCTGGTGGGCAAGAAGGTGTGAACGTGGAGAATAAGTTTGATAAAGAAGTATCGCGCATTGGGGCCAATGTACTGTTTTCTGTATTAGACACATTGGCTGAAAAATAA
- a CDS encoding YceI family protein produces the protein MKKLTLALAAALSLSTAHAADYVIDSKGAHASINFKIQHLGYSWLTGRFNDFEGTFSYDDSMPSKAKIMVTIDTDSIDSNHAERDKHLKSDDFLNVDDFPEAKFVSTKIVDKGDGMMDVMGDFTLHGVTKPITIEAKKIGEGKDPWGGYRAGFAGTTTIALKDFGIDYDLGPASQTVELELHVEGVKQ, from the coding sequence ATGAAGAAGTTAACACTTGCCTTGGCAGCTGCGCTGTCTTTAAGCACTGCTCACGCAGCGGATTATGTTATTGATAGCAAAGGTGCACATGCCTCTATTAACTTTAAGATTCAACATCTTGGCTACTCGTGGTTAACCGGTCGTTTCAACGACTTTGAAGGTACATTCAGCTACGATGACAGTATGCCAAGCAAAGCGAAAATCATGGTAACTATCGATACTGACAGTATCGATTCGAACCATGCTGAGCGCGATAAGCACCTAAAAAGCGACGATTTCCTCAATGTTGACGATTTTCCTGAAGCTAAATTCGTTAGCACAAAAATTGTCGATAAAGGCGATGGTATGATGGACGTAATGGGTGATTTCACGCTTCACGGCGTAACTAAACCTATTACGATCGAAGCCAAAAAAATCGGTGAAGGTAAAGACCCATGGGGTGGTTACCGCGCAGGCTTTGCGGGAACTACAACCATTGCTCTTAAAGACTTCGGTATTGACTACGACTTGGGTCCAGCATCACAAACCGTTGAACTCGAGCTTCATGTAGAAGGTGTTAAGCAGTAA
- a CDS encoding CsbD family protein, with product MNSDRIEGNWKEMKGKVQQKWGKLTDDDLDVIDGRREELVGKIQQAYGKSRDEAEKEVDGYLN from the coding sequence ATGAACAGTGATCGTATTGAAGGTAATTGGAAAGAGATGAAAGGTAAGGTGCAGCAAAAATGGGGCAAACTTACCGATGACGACTTGGATGTAATTGACGGTCGACGTGAAGAATTGGTCGGTAAGATTCAACAAGCGTACGGCAAAAGTCGTGACGAAGCCGAAAAAGAAGTAGACGGTTACCTTAACTAG
- the arfB gene encoding alternative ribosome rescue aminoacyl-tRNA hydrolase ArfB gives MEIRITSSISIDDSELEMQAIRAQGSGGQNVNKVSSAIHLRFAIGTSSLPQELKEKLLSLKDSRVTNDGIFVLKAQSFRTQEQNREDAVERLIAWIKAATIEQKPRRATKVSKSVKVRRGEVKKQQSAKKTLRKKVEF, from the coding sequence ATGGAAATACGTATTACATCGTCAATCTCAATTGATGATAGCGAACTCGAGATGCAAGCCATTCGAGCACAAGGCAGTGGTGGGCAAAACGTCAATAAGGTAAGTAGTGCAATTCATTTGCGGTTTGCTATTGGTACTTCATCGCTACCGCAAGAGCTTAAAGAAAAGCTGTTAAGCTTAAAAGATAGCCGTGTAACTAATGACGGCATATTTGTACTAAAAGCACAGAGTTTTAGAACACAGGAACAAAACAGAGAAGATGCTGTTGAGCGGCTAATAGCATGGATAAAGGCAGCGACGATTGAACAGAAGCCGCGCAGAGCGACAAAGGTAAGTAAATCGGTAAAAGTGCGCCGAGGTGAAGTAAAAAAACAACAAAGTGCGAAAAAAACACTACGCAAGAAAGTGGAATTTTAG
- a CDS encoding CBS domain-containing protein — MHALNLYKTETIDTLAWPVVENTITVNSPAMAVFTDFKQHLPHVIDGRTPATKVEAIMRQSHVRMMLVVNSENRFMGIVTSHDVGEQQLIKRMTELNLKREELSVNDFMRPKTSLMSFDFVELARSSVGDVIETLKDYGQHHCLVMDRESHEVRGVISVSDIARELKLPLDIQGRPTFAELITILAA; from the coding sequence ATGCACGCCTTAAATTTATATAAAACCGAAACTATCGATACGTTAGCATGGCCAGTGGTTGAAAATACGATCACCGTTAATTCCCCCGCAATGGCTGTGTTTACCGATTTTAAACAACACCTACCCCATGTCATAGATGGTAGAACGCCCGCCACGAAAGTGGAGGCGATAATGCGTCAGTCACACGTAAGAATGATGTTGGTAGTCAACAGTGAGAATCGCTTCATGGGTATTGTGACAAGTCATGATGTAGGCGAGCAGCAGCTGATAAAGCGTATGACTGAGCTCAATCTAAAGCGAGAAGAGCTTTCTGTAAATGATTTCATGCGCCCCAAAACGTCGCTGATGTCGTTTGATTTTGTTGAACTTGCCCGTTCCTCAGTCGGTGATGTCATTGAGACGCTCAAAGACTATGGGCAGCATCATTGTTTGGTAATGGATAGAGAATCCCATGAAGTGCGAGGTGTTATCAGCGTTAGTGATATAGCCAGAGAGCTTAAGTTACCGCTCGATATACAAGGGCGCCCAACATTTGCTGAGCTCATTACTATTCTCGCTGCCTAA